TCAGGAAGCCCTTGAACCTGGAGGGCATTGTCTTTCCCGGGGAGTCTGGCCTGGCCCCTGGCAGCTATAAGAAGGCTCCTGGGTTTGAGAGGGAAGACCAAGTAGGAGCCGAGTACCTGAAAAACTTCAAATGCCAGGTAAAGGGTGAGAGGGGCAACGGAAGATACTTAAAGCCCAGTGATGTTGGCCTCCCACGTGGGGCAAGGGAAGCTTGGAGGAGTGTCCTGGCCCAGCTGTGGGGAGGATGATTGGGAGCTAGGATTCCCTTGTCCTCAGTCTCTTCAGGACTCAGCAGAGTAATGTCACTCCATTTTATAGGCTGGAAGGCTAAAGGGGCTGAGCGGCTTCCTGTGTGGCAGAGCTAGTTGCTTGAGGGGCAGGGATTCCCACTTTGCTGGAatggcagggcctgggggagcaGGACAGAGGGGTCCCTAACTGGGCTTGGGGAGAAACCTTCTGGGCCTGTGTAAGGCTTAGAGTCACCTGGGAGGAGAAAAGCAGCTCCCTGCTTAGGGTGGGGAGCTAGCGGGGTGTGTGTGCTTATGAAGGGAGCTTGCATGGCAAGTGACAGGTGTCTGCCACCACCACCTGCCCCCTGGTACCTGCAGCCTCAGTGAGCCATGGCAATAAGGTGGACTGCTGGACAGGGGCGCCCTCCATGGTGCCACATTCATCCCTTGCTCCCTGACTTTTCTCTCTCAGGCCAAATTAAAACCCCACTCACTAGAGCCAAGGAGTCAAGAGCAGCCTCTGCTTCAGCCCAAACAGGTACAGAGCACCCAGcccctttcttcccttctggCTCCTGTTGTGGGCAGCACTAGCCCGGAACCCCAGGGGGCCTCAGGGAGTGGGAGACACCACTTTTCCCACAGGCTGAGGGCAGGACTAAGGTGGGCCCCGCCACAAATCCAGAGCGAGTTGGGGGTCAGGCCTGGAGCCCCTCACCTCCTAGCCTCActcattagtaaaaaaaaaaaatctgtggagcatctgccctgtgccaggccctgtatttacttctcccttccctgctgcAGGGCCTGAGGGCGAGGGAGCCAGGCAGCCTCCAAGCCACGTCTTTCCAGCAGCAGCCTCAGTGGGCTGTGGGGCAGCTGGACCAGAGCTGGGTTGTGCCatttcccctgccccacccagccccgtCTCCAGCCTCTGGCCATGGCCTCCGTTCGCCGGCATCCCATTGCCTCTCCTTCCCCTGTCTCGTTGCAGGACGTGCTGGGCATCCTCCCCACGGGCAGccccctgacctcaagcatcTCTTCTAGCATCACCTCCAGCCTGGCAGCTACTCCCCCCAGCCCCGTGGGCAccagcagcatccctggcatGAATGCAAACGCTCTGCCCTTCTACCCCACCAGCGACACGGTAGAGTCCGTCATAGGTAACTAGGCCCTTGCTGTTTGCAAGGCCAGGACTGGGTCTGGACTCAGAGACACCCCAGTTTCTGATGTGAGACTCCAGTCAGCATACCAGTCACCTTAGACTTCTGTCTTGAGAGAAATCAGAGTGTGGGCACTCTGGGCCCTTTGAGCTAGACAGGAAATGAGCCCAAAGTGTAGGGCCCAGACTGGCCCTTCTAGTTCTTATGTGCAATTTAGAGTCTAAAGGCATGTCATTCAGTCCCCATTCATTCTCTAGCTATCTCTATGGCTGTCCCAAGTCAGTGCCCCTTTCTCTCAGTGCTCATTGGTGGGTGCCCACTTTGTGCCAGGTCCTATGGCAGGCACTGGGAAGACAGATGACGACACACTGTTCTTGCCCTCTAGGAGGAAAACTGTTTCCACCCTCCCAATCCAGTTTAGTAGGGGGCAGTGGACATTTGTCCACCTACTACGCACTAGCCTCTGAGGGCCCAGAGACTTGCCCACCCCCTGTGAGCACAGGGCCAAGACACAGGAGCTGTAACATCAGGAGGCGGGGACCTCTTTCAGGGGCAGGGACCCTGAATTGGGACTTGAATTCCCTGGGGCTATCAAGGCTTCAGAAAGGAGAGACACTTCGGCTGGCCTTCTCTGGCTGACAGCATCGGGGCGTCAGTGTTGGCAGCGGCAGCAGCTCGGGCAAAGGCGTGGAGGCTCGAGAGGGCACCGGGCCAGCGTGGCCTGAGCTTGAAGATGTGGCAGGGGCAGGAGTTGAGTGGGTGAATGTCAGGAGGGGCTCAGAGCCTGGGGGGTGTGGGCCCTCAGGAAGCCAGGGGCCCACATCCAATCTGTCTGTCCCTAGAATCTGCTTTGGATGACCTGGACCTGAACGAGTTTGGGGTGGCCGCCCTGGAGAAGACTTTTGATAACAGCACAGTGCCCCACCCAGGCAGCATCACAATTGGTACAAGGCAGTGGTTGGGCAGGGCAGcctgggagggcttcctggggtCCTGCCTTGCCCGGGTCCCCTGCTCGATGTGGCCCATGTGGCTTGCCCCGCCCTCACGCAGCCCGGGCCTCTCTTGCAGGCGGCAGCTTGTTGCAGAGCTCTGCACCCGTGAACATCCCTGGCTCCCTGGGCAGCTCTGCCTCCTTCCACTCAGCATCCCCGTCCCCTCCTGTCAGCCTCTCCTCGCATTTCCTgcagcagccccagggccacCTGAGCCAgtcagaaaacacatttttggGGACTTCAGCCTCACATGGATCCTTAGGTAAGTGGGGACGCGACTCACTGAGGAAACCTGGGGAATTGGGCCTTTGAGAAGGTGCCTGTGGGCTGTGGGTGCTCTGTCCGTGGCACATCAGCCAGCTTAGAGGGTAGAGCAGAGCTTTGGGCAAGGAGGCAGAGTCAGGTCCTtgcctgtgtgaccctggacgaCGGTTTAGCCtctctgccttagtttcctctgCTATGACATGGGCGTAGTAGCGCAGCCACCTCataaggtggttgtgaggattaaatgaaatgctgTGGGTGAAGCGAGACCAGAGCAGTGAGAGCAGTGGTCTCGGCTGCCAGGGCTGAGGCCCGGTCATGTTGCCGAGTGGTTTAGTTTTGCCCAGTCCCCCAGGGCTCTAAGAGGCTGGCTTACGCCAACCAGGCCCACGGGAGACTAAGGGGAAGTTGGAACAGGCTGACCCTGGGCTCAGGGTGCCCGTCCTGGCAGGCAGGGGCTCTGGAAGACCCAGAGCTAGCCTACAAGGCTGTTTGCCCAACACAGAATTAGAGCGGTGTGGACTGGGGGTTCCAGAGCCGTGACATGGAGGCTCAAGGGCTCTGCCACCACAGGCAGGGTGCTCGTCTCCGCGCATGAGGCTGGTGGGAACGCCTCCCGAGGGGAGGACATGCAGCCCTTGTCCCTGCTGCTCTCGCGTCCGGCTCCCCCACAGCTGTTCACAGGGAGCGGGGGCACCTCCCCGAGGGTGCTGGCCCTTCCAGTCGGTCGGAGGCACTGGGAGCTCCCTGGTCTCATTTCGGAGAGCAGGGCAGCACGCTGATTTCTTGGCACCTTCTCCGTTTTGAGGAGGCTGTTCTCTGTTTGGTGTTGATTCTGTCTGCTTCAGCTGCTTAGTGTCACGTTTTTCTGACTTGCCCCGTATTCTGGAGGCATCTCGATTTAGCTCTACTTGCTGGCCACACATTCGTTCCTCTACCATGCGGTTACTGAGCACAGTTGTGTAGACACAGGTGTGAGCTTGACAGTCCCTGCTGCCATGGGGCCGTGGTCAACGTGGGAGGCAGAGGTGCAGGGCCATTGGAATCCTACTTAGAATGACAGGGGACCTAAGCTGGGAGGGGCAGTCAAGAGGGCCTTTTCTGAGGAAGCGGCTCCGTTCCCAGAGAATGAATGTCACCTGCGGGCAGAGGAGAAATGGGTGGGCCAGGGGAGTCTGCTGCTGGGCCAGTCTCGTGGTACGGAGATCCTGAGGTCCCTCATCTGGGACAGGGCAGTGGGCCCATAGTGCACAGTGTAGGGTCTCCGCATGGGGCCACACCCTGCATCTGTTGGTGCACTTGTGTTGCTCAGAGGACAGAATGTCTTAAATCTGGTAATCTGGTTCTGGAACATTCTGGCTGGGTTAATGGGAAAGGAAACAAGAAGTCACTAAAAGAGTACATGTGGGCAGAATGAGGCCAGAGATGGACATGGGGCCCTCTCAAGAGGACAGGGGCTGCCCCGGGGCCAGGAGCAGGGGGGCGTGGTGTTAGTGAACTTCtggttggggtgggaggagggtgggtgAAGGGGTGCGCAGGCAGCTTGGCTCACTGGGAGAGCAGCCCTGGAGAGTCAGACCCCCTGCCTGTGTcgtggctccaccacttactgccTGTGTCATTCTTGGTCACACATTTTAtcccagtgtcctcatctgtaaaacaaggaggATGGACCCAAGGCTCCCTGGGCTCTCACAGCTCCAGCTCTGCCTTCATGTGAGGCTCCAGCCTGTGTCTTCCCTCCCTTATCTCCTCCCGGGTCTCATGTCAGGCTATAAGCAAGCTGGCTATAAGCAAGACTGGCCCACGCAGTGCTTCCTGCGCCCCGAACCACCTGTGAGGCGGTGACagagcctcattttacagattaggatgCTGAGACTCAGAAGTGAAGTGGCAGCTGATAAGTAGCAGGTGCCACTGAAGCTTAGGTCTGACTCAGTACCTGGTGCCTTCCCAGGCTGCATTCCAGTCCTTGCAAGAGCTCTGGCCTGACAGAGCTGGagcctgcacccccacccggtGTAGAGCCAGTCCCTGGGAGcctcccaggcagggctggccagGGCCTGGGCCGGGCTCACAGCCCTCCAGAGCTGAtgttcctcccctccctggggcaggTTTGAACGGGATGAACAGCAGCATCTGGGAACATTTTGCCTCTGGAAGCTTCTCCCCGGGCACTTCCCCTGCCTTCTTGTCAGGGCCAGGGGCTGCTGAGCTGGCCCGGCTTCGGCAAGAGCTGGATGAAGCCAACGGCACCATCAAGCAGTGGGAGGAGTCCTGGAAGCAGGCCAAGCAGGTACTGGGCCCCGTGCCCACCGACCTTCCCTGGTGCCTGGTGGCATCTAGCCCAAGAGCATCCATATAGGGTGGGCTTGGGAGTAGGGGAGAGCAGTGGCCCAAAGAACAGAGCAGAAACGCAGTTTCGTACATTCTCTGCCCCCATGGGAGGATTGGCCTTGCCAGTCAGGACCCTGGGGTGGCTGGTGGCCCGGGTTAGAACTCCCTCCTTGAGCTGCTTGTGTATTCTAGTCCCAGaccacctgcctctccctggaAGCCCCGAATCTCCAGAGTTCTAGGTTCTGAGATGAGCCCTCTGTCCAGCTGCAGCCTGGCAGCCCCTGGGGAAGCTGACCAGGACACAAACTCTGCCTGAGTCCCTGCCATGCTAggcccagcccccttccctgcccacagAGGGAGGGTCTCCTGCAGGTCCTGACACCTCTCTTCTCTGCAGGCAGCGtccgcctcctccctgcccctcttccCAGACAGCAGTCCCAGCTTCCCAGCACACCCTGCAGCCAGAGTGGTCCACACACAGGCCCCCATCGACGCTCCCTGGGGAAACggggggccggggtggggagcCATCGTGATGAGGCATTGTGTGTTGTGCCCACAGGCTTGTGATGCCTGGAAGAAGGAGGCGGAAGAGGCTGGTGAGCGGGCCAGTGCGGCTGGCGCCGAGTGCGAGCTAGCCCGGGAGCAGCGGGACGCGCTGGAGGCGCAGGTGAAGAAGCTCCAGGAGGAGCTGGAGCGGCTGCACtcagggcctgacccccaggccctgcccggcTTCCCCAACCTGGAGGCGCTCTCGCTGTCCACCCTCTACTCCCTCCAGAAGCAGCTGCGGGCCCACCTGGAGCAAGTGGACAAGGTCAGCCCAGGAGGTCAGGGAGCACTGGGTGGGGGTAGCCTCAGCACTGGGGACACTCAGGACGAGGggctgctggggcaggggcgggggcgaGTGTGCACTCAGGGGAGTGGGAACGCCGGGACTGCAGGGCCATCAGTGCCCACCCCCAGCTCTTCTGAGGGCGGTGCGGACCTGAGCGGCATCCTTCTGTGAGCTCCCCACGAGCCGGCAGGCCTTCCGGGGCGTGGCTCAGCAGAAAGAGCCCTTTCTCCATTAGGCATCGAGCAGCCAGGCCCCCAGATGTGGCCGTGTCCCCTTGGGCATGTCACAGTCCTCTCTAGGCCTCCTTTTTCTCATTGGGAACCCCTGGGGGCACCCCAGGGTTGAAAGAAGAGGCAGAAGCCTCCGTGAGCAGAAATGTGCTCAGGGATGGGAGCTGCGCAGCGGGTGGCTCCACGCCCAGTGCTACGCTGAGGGCAGCCTGAACTCTGACCCTGCTCTCTCACTTGCCAGTGGGGGCCTGGGAGCACACTGTTGAGctcggtgcctcagtttcctcatgcagGGGCTGAAGTAAGAGTCAAGCCTTGTTCAGCTCGGGGCCAGGCCAGTCGCAGAGACCACGCCATTGACCACGATGCCACTTTTCCTGCAGGCCGTGTTCCACATGCAGTCGGTAAAATGCCTTAAGTGTCAAGAGCAGAACCGGGCGGTGCTGCCGTGCCAACACGCCGTGCTGTGCGAGCTCTGTGCCGAGGGCAGCGAGTGCCCCGTCTGCCAGCCCGGCCGGGCCCACGCCCTCCAGTCGTGACCCTGCaagcctggcccagcctggcccagatCTTCTCACCTAggactttttaaagtatatatatatatatatgtatgtatgtatatgtatatgattatgtatatgtatacgtATATGTATACATTTCCGTATGTGTGCAGGTATGCGTGGGTGGTGTGAACagtgtctgtgtgtatatctgtACATAGATATAGACACACACTTTAAAACAGATTTACcaagcactttttaaaagaaaaaactattttgcagtcctcccctgcccactcccAGCCCTTTCCACAGCAGAGACAAAaatcccctcttctccctctggcCTTTTGGCAGAGAAtctgtttctgtcttttttaatgtaggaacTAACTATTTTTAACTTCTTCCTGGGGCCTGAGCAGGGAAGGATGGGAAGCTGGAAGGGACTGAAGGGAGAGGCGAGACCTTCCTGGCAGGCcctgctctccctgcctccccagggcATGGGGTGTGGAGGGCTTGGGGCCTCCGGGGCAGATCCGGTCCCCAGCTGTGAGGGTCGGTCTCCGCCAGCCTAGCTTCTAGTTTTACCAAATGTGTATTTAGTCCTGGGGACAATGGCAGGGGCTGGCAGGCCTAAGCTGCAGGGCCAGCCCCACTCCCGATACCTGGGCCCTTGAAGCTCCTCGAGGGGCAAGGCCCAGGAGCCCTGCCCCTCAGGTTCCCGAGGCCTGGGGTCCACCCTCAGTCCTCTCCCCCTGGACTCCCCAGAACAGCCTCCCTTGCCCCAGGGCCACCCACCCACCTGGCTGgcacatccccccccccccagtaacccttcctcccccagcctggctgtCCTCAGCTatcccccacctcccctgccctctctggcACGGCTTGGCCCACCGTGCTGTCCGCCCCCTCCCTCTGGCAGCTAGCAGGGCAATTGGTGGGGAGGAGTGCGGACTGAGGACCAAgggggcccaggccctgccctccttACCAGGAGGGGCTCCGTATGCATTCCTTGGTGCTCTCTGAGTGCAGCTGATGTCCTGCCCCCGTTCTGGGCAGAcacctgtgtgcatgtgtgtgtgtgcctgtccaATGTATATTGTGTCTTagcttccattttaaaaattgttctgtaCAGAGAGAGATGCAGCAGGGGCGGGAGGGCAGAGCGGGCAGAGGGAAGCAAGCCCACTCCCAGCACTGGGtgtctggggtgggaggaagagggcTGCAGAGGGTCTGGCCCTGGTCCAGGCCCCCCCTTGGGCTCAGCACGAAAGGGCTTTCAATGAATTAAGtgaaaactttttccttttttacaaaaatgcaaaactCAACAAAGCTCCAAACctattggaaataaaatatgaacttGCAGTGGTAACTTGCTTACATGGGAGTGGGGGGAGTGGGCCCCACATGAGCCTCCAGGCCATGACGTGCCAGGAGCTCTGTTGTCACCTGTGCCTGCTTGACTTGGTGTTTTCCAAAAGGCAGTGGGGCCCCTCATTGTTTCTCAGAGGAAGACAGTGCCTTCGCCTCAGGAAGATTTGGCGGGCCCGGAGGAAGTGTCCTCCCCTCCACCCTACTTACTTCACCTGCCCCTACCCCTGTGGGATGAGGGGCTCAGGTTTTAAAAGCCACAGGCTACCTCCCCTGCTCTTACCCTGCTGGGTCCTCCCTGGCCTCAGGTTCAGAGCTGCAAAGGGCCTTGGAAGATCACCTTATCCAATGTGGAGAGAACCGACCAGGCCTCAGGCTCCAACTCCCAGTGCATAAGCGCCACCTCCCCCGAGGCAGGACAGGGACACCTCTCCTCCAGTCCTTTAGCGTGGCCCTCCAGTCTCACCTGCACCTCTGGGAGGCCCTGTTCACGGTGCTTCCCCTGCAGGAACAGGCTTCCATCCTGGGCGGCGACCACAGACGGGGATGTGCCTGGTACAGTGACTTGTGCAAAGCCCATGGCCTTCGCCCCTGCTTCTGCCTCAGTTACCCCACACCACCTCCCTGCTTTGGAGCATGGGGGATGAGAGGGGGCCCAGGCCCTAGGGCGGGAGGCGGTTACATGGCCTGACTAGCTTTCTGGGCTCCACTGTAGgctgaaaaaatatttcctaagagGGCAAAGcattgggtttatttatttatttttgctaagaAGGTTTCTAGGTGGCAGGTGCTGTCCTAGGGAGGAGGCGTTCTCAGTAGACACAGCTAGCCAAACTGTCCTTTCTGCTTCCGTCCCTCTATGCCAGCCCTGCTGCCTGCCAGCTCTCACTGCCTCAGAGCCAGAAGGTCCTTGGCCTTGGTACTGGCAGCCCCTGGGGAGAGGACCCAGCTCCCTCTAGTAATGGacaccacccctcctcccccagggcagCTGGAGCCTCATATTTGGCAgggtcccctctcccttccccaggagGCTCTGTGCCCACAGTCCTGGGCCCAGCGAGCCTCCCCGCTCCCCCTGCCAGTGGCTGGGACAGGCAGGCTGGGAGACAGATGGCCAGAGGCTCTGCCCAccagagcagctttccaagaggTAAGCCAGAGCTGCTCCCTCTGGTGCTGGGATGTGGCAGAGAATgctgtggctggggtggggggtgggggttggggagtaGAGACATGGCTAATGTGCCCCTCACGGGGGCCCTGCTCTGGCAGGAGGACCAGAGGGGTCTGTGCTAACACTGACACTGACGAGGGTTAGGCCGGGCTGGAGGGCTGTGCTGTGGTGGGGAAGCCCAGACCTTACAGGAAAGCCCTGACTGGTccctgctggggaggggggccCAGCCCTACCCGCAACCTGCACTGCTACCGCCCTGGCCGAGGGGCATGCTGGGAGGCCTGCTTGGCTCGCTGGCGCCTCAGCCGCACAAAGACTTGGGCCTCCCGATCACCCTTCCGGCTCTCCAGTAGCTGCAGGATTGGCTCCCCTGTGGAGAGAGGGGTTAGGTGGTCAGACGTGGGGAGAGGCAGTGCCTGGTGCGAGGGATGGCGGGTGGGGGACACAGCACTGCCCCATCCCATCAACCTGGAAGGAAGCCAGTGACCAACCCACACCAGCAAGCTCACAAGACACGGCCTGACAGCCAGGGCCCCAGGCCGGACCCAGCTGTAGtgccagaggctgagacaggccTGAGGCTGTGACTGTTACCTTTTTATATGAGAACGCAAAGCTAGCTAATTAaccctttgtgcctcagttctcTCACCTGTAAAACACTAGTAACACCTGCCTCATTGGTTGTAAGAATTGAAAGAGCATGCGTAAAGTGCTTAGGGCTGGCCTGTGCTAAGTGCACAGGCACGTGAACTACTGTCACCAAGCTGGGGGACGCTCTGCAGGCATGTGCCCCCTGCTCAGAGAGAGCCAGGCCCCTCTCCCCGAGTAAACTCCT
The Eulemur rufifrons isolate Redbay chromosome 9, OSU_ERuf_1, whole genome shotgun sequence DNA segment above includes these coding regions:
- the UNK gene encoding RING finger protein unkempt homolog isoform X2 — protein: MSKGPGPGGSAASSAPPAATAQVLQAQPEKPQHYTYLKEFRTEQCPLFVQHKCTQHRPYTCFHWHFVNQRRRRSIRRRDGTFNYSPDVYCTKYDEATGLCPEGDECPFLHRTTGDTERRYHLRYYKTGICIHETDSKGNCTKNGLHCAFAHGPHDLRSPVYDIRELQAMEALQNGQTTVEGSMEGQSAGAASHAMIEKILSEEPRWQETAYVLGNYKTEPCKKPPRLCRQGYACPYYHNSKDRRRSPRKHKYRSSPCPNVKHGDEWGDPGKCENGDACQYCHTRTEQQFHPEIYKSTKCNDMQQSGSCPRGPFCAFAHVEQPPLSDDLQPSSAVSSPTQPGPVLYMPSAAGDSVPVSPSSPHAPDLSALLCRNSSLGSPSNLCGSPPGSIRKPLNLEGIVFPGESGLAPGSYKKAPGFEREDQVGAEYLKNFKCQAKLKPHSLEPRSQEQPLLQPKQDVLGILPTGSPLTSSISSSITSSLAATPPSPVGTSSIPGMNANALPFYPTSDTVESVIESALDDLDLNEFGVAALEKTFDNSTVPHPGSITIGGSLLQSSAPVNIPGSLGSSASFHSASPSPPVSLSSHFLQQPQGHLSQSENTFLGTSASHGSLGLNGMNSSIWEHFASGSFSPGTSPAFLSGPGAAELARLRQELDEANGTIKQWEESWKQAKQACDAWKKEAEEAGERASAAGAECELAREQRDALEAQVKKLQEELERLHSGPDPQALPGFPNLEALSLSTLYSLQKQLRAHLEQVDKAVFHMQSVKCLKCQEQNRAVLPCQHAVLCELCAEGSECPVCQPGRAHALQS
- the UNK gene encoding RING finger protein unkempt homolog isoform X1, with protein sequence MSKGPGPGGSAASSAPPAATAQVLQAQPEKPQHYTYLKEFRTEQCPLFVQHKCTQHRPYTCFHWHFVNQRRRRSIRRRDGTFNYSPDVYCTKYDEATGLCPEGDECPFLHRTTGDTERRYHLRYYKTGICIHETDSKGNCTKNGLHCAFAHGPHDLRSPVYDIRELQAMEALQNGQTTVEGSMEGQSAGAASHAMIEKILSEEPRWQETAYVLGNYKTEPCKKPPRLCRQGYACPYYHNSKDRRRSPRKHKYRSSPCPNVKHGDEWGDPGKCENGDACQYCHTRTEQQFHPEIYKSTKCNDMQQSGSCPRGPFCAFAHVEQPPLSDDLQPSSAVSSPTQPGPVLYMPSAAGDSVPVSPSSPHAPDLSAAKLKPHSLEPRSQEQPLLQPKQDVLGILPTGSPLTSSISSSITSSLAATPPSPVGTSSIPGMNANALPFYPTSDTVESVIESALDDLDLNEFGVAALEKTFDNSTVPHPGSITIGGSLLQSSAPVNIPGSLGSSASFHSASPSPPVSLSSHFLQQPQGHLSQSENTFLGTSASHGSLGLNGMNSSIWEHFASGSFSPGTSPAFLSGPGAAELARLRQELDEANGTIKQWEESWKQAKQACDAWKKEAEEAGERASAAGAECELAREQRDALEAQVKKLQEELERLHSGPDPQALPGFPNLEALSLSTLYSLQKQLRAHLEQVDKAVFHMQSVKCLKCQEQNRAVLPCQHAVLCELCAEGSECPVCQPGRAHALQS